Sequence from the Argopecten irradians isolate NY chromosome 12, Ai_NY, whole genome shotgun sequence genome:
gtcttttatttgataaaaaaaattaaaaaaaagacagTTGATATCAAAGCACAATTTATTCAGCATATTTGTCAATCACAATAAAAAAAGATTACATTTAATGGATAAATTAGTAATCATCTTCTCTCAGTCATGTTCTTGATCAATTACCAGTATCCCAACTGTctccatatttgtttttaccTGGAATATACAGGAACTTCAATTACTATTACCAGAAATGAGTAGGGAATACAAAGCATATTTAGTCTTTTATCAAGAcaaaaggcccagagggcctgtatcattCACCTGATTTGTTGTGTCCAGAATTGTTCTTAATACAGGTTCAGTGTTAACTTCCCCCAAAGATTTACTTCCAATTTTAtcttgggccccatccctcctatTCCAGAGTAGGGtggttcaaagattttagcctatttgacgcCGGTAatcttgaatgaagttcaaggtcattgaattgaataaaattgttaacccttcatcccagcatgtcacaggtccaatatcaggtccctaggcatCTTGGGTACTTAGgtgtttcaagattttagcctatttgacccctgtgaccttgaatgaaggtcaaggtcatcatttgaacatactTTGGAGCCCTTCATCCGAGCAtatcacaggcccaatatcaggtttctaggcctcttggttgttaagaagaaattgtttaaagattttagcctatttgactctgTTGACCTCGAAAAAGAAGTtgattaaattgaaaaattgaCGCTGGACGACTGACGAACGGTGCACCAAAGCATAAGCTAACTAGCCGTTCcggcaggtgagctaaaaatgaaatcaTCTCGTTTTTAAACATTGAGTTGAGGTTATGCATTTTAGTTTGACAAAGAAAGTCAATAGATTTCTTCAAAGACAATGCAGTTTCTGATGTTTCTCTTCTTATGGTTTAGGAATACTgtgaaatcaataaatatatgattgaattcttcaatgaaaataatttataagaAGTTCATTttccaatttattttattttccatatataaatgcatataattcatgaaaaaatatttcgaAATATCCTTTTGTTCCAGCAAAACTGgagaaaaacagaaaattgacACTCCTGTTTAACCCCCCTAACTCACAAATGAcaccgacctgaccttaatcatatttcatatcatgatgtcctaactCCCGGGTATcagttaaaaacaaaacattatgcttatcggtcatggccaccaaAGGGCCCCAAGTTCACAATCGACCTTTAAACAGGATGTGAAATGACGGACACAGCAAGACAGGATAGAAGGGGCAGATATTGGAAGCTCAATTTAAGGCAGGGGTGTAGAAAAACACAGCATCATTTTATCagatataaacaatatttacaacatattcaatttttttaattctgaaagtgtatatatacattttacatggattttttttaataagttaaCACATTTTTGGTCTGATAACTTAATATTATATGCATACCTGAGTTAGATCTGGGTGAACTGCCTGTGTCTGTAAAGAAGCCTGAGTCATCTGTGGCTGGTTTTGATTCCTGAAGTGTTCCCGCCTTGTATCTATCTCGTGCCTCTCTCCATGTTAATCCTCTGGTGGAATTCTCACTGGATGTTGTTTCCTCCACTAGTGGATGACTATCTGACATATCTGAAAAAGATCTATCAATATATAAAGTATCTTAAAAAAACACAaaaggcccattgggccttaGTGGTCTGCACCTGAGTTTTGATACAGGCTAAAACTaagatgtataaatatatattggctCATTGCACCAAGCTCTTTGAGTCAGTCAGGCCTAATGTGCGCATTTAAGTATTTGCCAAAAAAGGCCCCAATGTGACAAAAGTAAACATGCCCCTAATGTCAATTATCACTACCCATCACCCCCTAgcttaattaaataaaaaaatactcacCGGTATTCTGTTGACTGGACCATTGATCATCAGTCTGTAGTTGGCCAGAATCTGATGATATGTCCACACCTCTATTCTTATTTATCACTGAACTGAAACAAGAGCTTTTTATATAAGAACATGTACAAAAAGTTTGCCTTAAAAACTTTAAAGAACTCAATCACGCGAGTATGTTTTTGCTCATTGTCATTCTCAAAAGCATGTGTTATACCCTTAAAATGATAGCACATATCCATAAAGCCATCGGGGTGACTACTCCCAACCTGCCCCCCCCCCTTTCCCTTAAAGAGGTAAGCTATACAAgaggtcatctgactattgatACAATATATTGTAGAACTAACATACAAAATAAGCTGTTTACAGATTGCAGCATATTTGAttcctgtgaccttaaatgcaggtcaaggttattcattgaACAAACATGGCTcagacccaatatgagtacctTAGGcatttcggttattgagaagatgTTTTTTGAAGATTTTGGACTTTTTGACCCATGCGGCCTTGAATGAAgtgaaggtcattcatttgaacaaatttggtagtcCTTGATGTCAGCAtgttgcaggcccaatatgattacccaaggaaatgaaaaaattatGCACGGCAGACAAGGTATGATGGCCCTTCAggtcaggtgacctaacaaaaggcccatgggccttaatggtcatgtACCTCATATTAGATACAAATTAATTGTCATTTAATAGCCAATTAATGTCTTTTGTTccttttgacaaaaaatagcaAACAATTTTATGTGAactaaagatatttacatgacatattttacagtaataaaatatcaaactacGATAAATTCATTAATCTAACCTAGATCTAATTACAAGTTCcgaaaatgattatttttgcaAAGGGCAATTATGCAGCCAATTTTCAATATGGACAATTCagatctttcttatttttttttatttttgcatacaaaatttcattaactTCAGtgaatatttactcaagttaacATGTTCACAAGTTtcaataattatcattattgcaaggggaaataactcagCAGTGATGATGGAATAAGAACACTTTTCATACTTGTTTATCTAACGTTAGCCTGCGTACAAAAGATGTACAATATTTTGCTGATTTTGGAGAACATTTACACAAGTTAActttcaataataattattagtgtgAAGGGCAATGACtctggattttttttaacttttcatgACCTATTTGTGAACTTATCATTCATGAACTTGTTCATGAactaaatattcatgaaaagtTCAAGACATAAAAATACAGTGTACTAGATTCTTATAATATGCTTCATTctttaatgataaatattttttttctattaattcAGATCAACGCCAACAAATTTGCACGTAAAGGCACACTACCTTCctggagcaaaatataaaggtttcttaaaataaaaaataaaatcagaaaataaatACCGATGGACTAAgttgaggttacaacaccaaatatatgcaaaatttcctgcgtaatatatgataacagtggaaagTCATTTCGTTGTTTTGCTGTTtagcgcagtgatagtcaactaccacgCGTCATTTAGGATGACAatgggaaacataagacgacccgcgttatgaaaattaacaatttgtttattttaattaaaatgttcagaaggtgatgataaatgtagtattaactgtaagttaataacttttgcgactctacaaaattattaatctcattttacattaacatttatAAGATGAAAAGCtatttcagaaaggtagtgggcctttaactgaCACAATGGAAATAAATAAGGCATGTAAAAGATAATTGTTTTTGATTCAGTAGAGTGATATACCGGTATTATGAATTGTTATATACCTGTTTATTCTGGCAACACTGCCATCAGGGAAGCGCTCTATGACCCTCTTTTTACACTCGTCAATCTTGCTCACTCGAGCAAAAGTAATTCCAACAAATGCagaaactaaaacaaaaacaagaaaagagCTTCCATATGCGCTCCCAGTCATAACACATTTAGACATTATATTACAGGAAGGAAAGACATACAGGAAGGAAAGACATAAATTCTAACTGAGGGTTAAGAAATGTAGTGCAGTACTTGAATCATTTAATCTTCCCAGCCCAACGCAAAATATTGCTAACACTAACGATTTATGATCAGCTATTAACACAAAACTGCTATCAATAATGGTAATAATTAATGGTAAATgcaaaacaatttacaatcaagaggcccaagggccttaacggtcatctgccTATCTTGGCACCAGTAAAAGGAAATTAATAAGATATGGTGTCAGAGTGGCTATCTTCAATAAGAGATCACTGACCTTtctggtcagatgacctaaagatGTACAAATCTATCTGTGATATGTGTACTTTTTAAAGCTATCACAGTTTGATCTTAGCTTAGGAAGCTATGCCTACTTAAAGTAGGTCTAGAATATTTTCTTGTGCGAAGATCAATGTTACACTACTCAAGTTCAGGATTTATTAAATAGTTTCATTGAGTCTAACTTCCTTGAAAATTGAAATGCCGTATTCATCCAAATAAGCACCAAGGGCACTTAAAATAATTTAAGCAAATCAGGGGGTActtaatagaaataaatttggactagcctttcataaaatcatTCTACAAAATAagtcataaatcaatttgcaaaacaAATGAGTTTAAAGAAACCaatacagttttcatattttcagtctgaaataaattcaaattaattgaaattgaagcctaaaaaaAAGGGAGGGGTATTTTTAGAGATGGTGTGCTAAGCAGATCGAATATGGTATTTCATAATAATGCATATATGTGATGGATTAGATAATTATCATCAACTTCATACTTACTCAAACCATTAACAAGTAGGGATCTTTTATTCAGACCTACAGAATAAAAGGATTAGACATagtacaaaataaatgaaaatcaaaCCACTTTTCAATTGGCTGAAAATATGGAAAGTGAATACATGTATCCTTGTTATCCACAATCCTAAAAAGGTTGGAAAGGTGTTTAGCATTTTGATTCCTGGCAACTTGAATGaaggcaatctgattaaaatactgatCCTTATCACTAaagattgataagaggatctgacaacatcccattaggggtcacgttctggtggcCTTTGGAAAtaaccaatcaaattgctgctgccagaatcttgagtggggacgaaatagtttgaaaaaactgaaagaattatttttttgtgtgaacgtagtcatctcgcccaatgagcacaacaaagcttattttatatgtatactgtaacgaTATGGAGCTATGAATTAACATAGGAATGTattgaaaatgcatttgatctgaagtacatgtggtgaaaaaatgcatttgatctgaagtacatgtggtgaaaaggtcatccgaacatgaccccttatgggatgttgtcagatcctcaatTGAACTgaatggttataaggatctgtattttaatcagactggaataaaggtcaatgtcattcagcTAAAATAACTTAGTAGCCATTGACATCTCACCATGCTACATGCCTAATTATTTCCTATTCAACCTTAAgttttgtgaccttgaatgaagatcaaagtCATTCATGAACAAACTTTTAATTGGTTCATGTCCAATATCACGCCTCTTCATTGTAGATGtgtgatttaaacattttaaacattttgacctctgtgaccttgaataccttgaatgaaggtcaaagtctttcttttaaaaaaaattggtagCCCTATATCTTTGCTTGATACAGCCCCAATATCAAGCCTGTCATTTATTAATTAGCTGTCATAGAccttaaaattgtaataaaggggaggggggggggcttaTTTGGGAACCAAGATACAAGTTGTGCATGTCAGGCATATTTCAACTCTTTCTGGTCTCACagcacattaatctgttacagtataacAAACATGCCTGCATGGTTTTATCGTTTGCGACTTTTTTCATGTCGTGATTCCCATGTGAAAGAAAGACTTGCATgcttatgtaatatgggatacaatatCAGGCTACTAGAAAGCCtaccgtattcgccgtaattagctGTCATGACCTTAAAATTGcaataaggggggggggggggcttattaGGGAACCAAGATACAAGTTGTGCATGAAAAAAGTCATACATATTTCGACTCTTTCTGTTCTCACAGcacatttatctgttacagtatatCAACCAAGGATttagtgagaaggatttgtgaCTGTCtatttacattactaaacaccacgcgagacgcctatgaagggggaataaaaacagtttttctcaacaaatacttgtcttatcgagtgaaacgaaacaccaatgtaaagtttattaaatttcacaacgtttattactTTCTTTAAGGACagaatatttagaggatatgtcttaaattttcgttaaaaaaaatcgacagctcatgaaatgacggcccgcatcagaaagtaagacggtaaccctcgcacccgcaagctacatcaaaggatgcgccggcggatatcaaaggaaaatcagtcgtcacCCAACGTCatggtcagtgcacaaacacaaaagcttcCGCCTTGTACTTCCctaaaacccagtgtgacttattcttctcatatacgtccttgatatcaACATagcacattaatctgttacagtatatCAAACATGCCTGGTTTTATCCTTTGCGACTTTTTTCATGTCGTGATTCCCATGTGAAAGACTTGCAAgcttataattatgtaatatgggatacaatgctgatgttagaagcatcacatattgtaaaacattgttaaatctaTGTGATAGggtgtttatacaacttcaactctttGAGACCCAAGTAGAATGtaactttgaatgaaggtcaagatcttTCAATTTAACAAACTTGATAGGCCTCCatccaagtacatgtatgttataggCCCAGCATTCTACTGGCCTagtatcaggtctctaggtctATAAGACATTGACAAGAAGCAATTTATAGATTTAGCATAACTAAATTATTTGACCTTGAATtctttttaacaaacttggcagcccttcatTCATGCATGtcaagaaatgttttgaatataggTTTGGTGTTTATTTGCTGAATGATTTGTAGCTACAATTTGGATATATGTTCTATACAGAAATCTATAACAATAGTATTGAttcaaagaaaatgttgacaGGCAAAACAGGTGAGCTAACCAGCTACTTACTATGAAAGAGCAgtgataaattgataaataattgtCTTTTAGAATTATGAACTCACATACCTTTTTGCCTTCTTCCTTCAAGAACAAGAAACAGTGCTAATGATGCAGGTCCTCCTGTGATTGTaaaaatagatacatgtatcaacaAGAGATCCTCAATCTAGTGCAGACAAAGTAGTCAGTAGGGCACCACAATTTTGCATCAATACAAAAGGTTAAATATTGACCATtgatttttcagggtatttttGGGTAAAAAGTTTTTGACATGAATTAGGAGTTTTTAATCATGAAAAGAGCagtttttggaaaaaaattacccattactgaacatggtgtcagagccaaagtttatacaaactctgttcccttccccaaaggatgtttctggccaaatttggtttcaatccatgcagaactctaggacaagtagcgattttgggatttacctctatttcccctattgggccccgcccctcctgcccccagggagtcagagccaaaatttatacaagctctgtttcccttccctaaaggatgtttcttgccaaatttggtttcaatccatgcagaacactaggagtagtagtgatttatagaatttacctctatttcccctattgtgccccctctctcctgcccccagggggtcagagccaaaatttatacaaactctgttccccttccccaaaggatgtttctggccaaatttggtttcaatccatgcagaactctaggacaagtagcgatttacaggattaacctctatttcccctattgggccccgcccctcctgcccctggagggtcagagccaaaatttatacaaactcttaAAAAaattggttagaatccatgcagaactctaggactagtagctatgacataagctcaccggcccttcggacCAGGTGCGCTAGAaagttatttcaagattttagtctatttgacccctgtgaccttggatgaaggtcaaggtcattgatttgaacaaacttggtagccctttatctcagcatgctgcaagcccaatatgagtatcctgggcttTTTGGTTCTTGaggagaagtcatttaaagattttagcctatttgacccctgtgaccttgaatgaaggtcaaggtcattcattttaacaaacttggtagcaattcatcccagcatgctacaggcccaatatcagtaccataggccttctggttcctgagaagaaatcgtttgaagattttagtctatttgacccctgtgaccttgaatgaaggtcaaggtcattcatttgaacaaacttggtagcccttcatcccagcatgctacaggccaaatatcagtaccctgggcctttcggttatagagaagaagtcgtttgaatgaaaagtttacgcacggcgcatgGCGgtcggcgcacgacgacggacggtgcatgatgataTATAGGTCATCTTGatccttcgggtcagatgacctaaaaatataggGGGATTTGGCATTAGGAATAGGGTCAAccccagttatataaggagaaaaatcactgttGACTGAAAATATTTACCTTTTCTTCAactaacaattaaaggattgtatACTACACCAGTAGTTGTAAATTTTTGCTAAATTTGTTAGCTGTGAACTTACGGAGGTCAAGGTCCTTCGTTGAAACAAACTAGGAACAAATTCATCCCAATCATGTCCCAGACTAAATCagttaatgatatttttgaacaACAGGGCTCAGGTTTCTAGGCTTCttaattattcattaaaatttgtttCAAGATTAAGATCAATTTTAACCCattgacattgaatgaaggtcaaggtcattcattcgaACAAACCTCATCCCAggatgccacaggcccaatatcagaaactcttagttattcacaagattttttttttttacataatatgaCCTATTATTTGgccccagtgaccttgaataatagtcaaggtaattcatttccaCAAACATGGTAGTCCAACATATTAGCATGCTATAGGCCAAATTATCAGGTCTCTtgacctcttagttattcacaagaagttgatTTAAGATTTGGTTTTTtaatccctgtgaccttgaatgaaggtgaagatcattcattttaacaaacctAATTTTTATCCCAACAGGCGACATTATTCACAAGAAGCTGTTAAAAGTTTGTGGATTGCACACATCACACGGCGACTGACAATGCCATAATTGGTCATCATAatccttcaggtcagatgacctaaaaagttacactgtacatagtaaaacatttaaaaggaatctaattttataatttacctCTCCATATTGTTCCTTCTGTCATACATTGCTTGATAACCTTTATTTCATAACCTTTATTTCATCTTCGCTAATCtgccaaaaatatatatattatttatttcacagATATAACAATAGCTATACAATGTTAAAATGGACTACACTACATTTTTATGGGAACATGATATATAGTATTTTATACAGCAGAGTATATACCATTGCTTTTAGAAAAAGCAATTTGGATTTAGTAAATATGTCATACACAAGTTGCCCGctatattatataacatatggTTAACATACTGGGACGTACACTACAGTTTTATTATGGGGAGACAGTGATAACCGATACTAAATCACGTGTACCATCCATGCATTCATACTGCACAATGTGAAGCCCTTTACCGACTTATgagtcagattttaaaataCTTGGTTGAGACCAGCATAATGCAGTGGTCAGATTTAGATCTCAACATATTATGCAAGCTGTTTACCTGAGGAATCTCAAATGGGGCTGCCTGGTATGACTGCTGCTGgttgtttttctccgggtactctggctttcctctaccaacaaacctggcatgtccttacatgaccttgactgttaacACACCGTTTAACCACAGGGCCTAGTTCCTAATGATAATATACATAAGAAAGGTCACGTCTATTATGTATGTCAATAGACTTGTCCTatctcatacatgtatgtgtaaggatatgtatacatgtatcatcataAGAACGAGGCCCTGTGGTTAAACTAGCTAAACACAAGCCCACTTTTTATGATACCATTCTCTATTTTGTTTAATGAAATAGTTTTTTGATTCTGTCATCTAAGACAATTTCAAATGAAACATCTAAAATGGAACATATTATTTGACGTTCGACTATTCATTATAAAATAGCCAAATCTGACAACAAGTACTGAGAGTAAGCTACaggacaaatgtaaacaaatgtgACACACGTGCACCTGGTCACAAAATCTGCGTACACATCGAAATTTGAACGACAAATCTTGCGAATACCTAATATATTTAGCTTCTATCTAAATATCTGCGTGCAATAATAAAGCACATATCAAAGTTTACCCGTTTTTCATCCCCAGACATGGTTCACCTTGCGGTGGGGGCTACCTTCCAACCGAACCGCTGGAAACCGGTGTTTTCGTAAGAAGTTCCGGATGACGCTTTCTAATAATAAGTTAAAGAAGCCAAACAGTTTCCGGATTTTACGTCCGATTATTCTTTATCATCACGTGCTGTATTGAAAGAGTGATATCGATAACAGACCATTACATAATGATATAAGTCTAAATTGCAGTATTTGATAATGAATGTGTATAgtctatcaaaataatttatgaaaacaaaaaacagtaaaataattgaacatttctcttaaaagaaaaatatattaatttggtTTCATTAGATTCAGATGTTTGAAATTACTACTTCTGATTGCATAAgaattatttaacatttatcATCTGTTAGATATTACACTTTTGTGGCAGTGTACGAAAATTGTCTTTTCATATGAATGTAATATTCATCTGTGCACGTAGTTGGTTtcttttgggtttttttcttcctgttatttgtataaaaagaatgtttgtgttttcaaaaaaaaaaaaaaaaaaaaaaaaaaaaacaacgggGAAAATTCATCcttgttttaatttgttgtttttttttgaatGGGAGTACAGGAGTAAGTATGGAAATAGGGAAGGTatacaacaataaaataataataataataataaaaaagtcaaTCATTCATTAAGTTTCTCTTCCTTTTGTGACAACCGAAAAGGAATATTGTCcgtaaaatattattgaatcaATCAGAAATTTTTATCATTGAAGAATATGCATTTTTGTATGTCATGTAATTGCAACTGCAAACATTTTTTCATACTtggttatatataaattaaactatgatttatttatttttaaaagaatgCCAATTTTCACcactttatatataaaattgtattattatattatttaccaAAACATAACCATCATCTGTGTCAATATACCCCCATCAAGCTTTCAACCTTGAAATGGCGGTCGAGTTGGAAATCGAGGGGAAGCGAACAGAGTGATGGGGTAATTGAAATGACTAAAATACAACGAATTACAACCCGAGACAAGGTAAGCTGAGTGCATTTTTTGTATtctaataatgaaataaatccaaaatgtttGCGATACGTGCAAAACTAACGTGAAAACTCACCGCGATTAGGATGGTTGCATATAGGCCTATCTACCTCATTTATGATGGAGGCCGTTCTGTCTCTAAAACAAGCGGAACTATTAAACGTCAACAAAAGGAAAAGGATGTCATTTTAAGAGACATATGATTCGGTCTATATCATGGGGTGTTTAGCAAACAGCGTCTGGAGGTTTTGCTTTTAAACTGTCGCGTCAACTCCGTAGATGATGGGAGACTACATAAGTACTGATCATGATGAAAGCGTAGACGAAATTCATGGGATGCGAGAGCAGAGACTGAATGATCGGTATGGTATATTCGTAAATGTATAGGGAAAAACGAAAGTAAGTAGTTTGGGCAATTTTGGAACGATCATGGGAATCCTAACGAGAACAAACTTAAAAGAACATATAAGAAGTTTAAGAAGGAACTAAGACCAGAATATCATATGAAAACATACATACTGGGGCTTACCGCAGTGCTCTAAGCAAACTGCGATGTGGAAGTGCGCTTCTAAATATAGAGACTTTTCTCAAATTCCTCTAAATGATAGATTATGTTCTTTTTGTCcaaatgaaatagaaaacaggggcgtaggaaggaAGCAAGGGGGGCAGAGGGGGCatattgcccccccccccccccccccccccccgttccccaggacggagggggggggggcaaacatgtctttttgctcccccattttcgccgagtgaaatgttcttcATATgaacatttgaaagaaaaaaggtcctcctgcacatttttgtacttcattttagaaaattttccgctgcgcggcgcgtttcctaaaacgtttaAGCACGTAAttttcaaacctttaataatgaaaatttaatacatacgaactagactaaaatgtccatcaagggattatactattccaaaaaatgcttcttaaaagattaatttgtttatatgtcttagcaagacaatcaattcattatagttacacaacaatgtgccaatggtgtgaatccggtacgTCAaatcgagctgggttgcataatggaaTGAagacactcacaattatcatttctaaatgcaggtaacctTAAATCGAAcaattaccgtgttaagaacgctttaaaatcatcaaaatgcaccgtaaaactcatctcagccattctaaatagtAGATTTTTTCCCGGGGAAGAACCCGTACcctccaaacaccaaaatctcggcGCTcattaaatcatcaaaatacatctttaaattcatctcagtcattctaaatctttattttttttcaggggataccccccccccccccggatCCCCCAAACTCGCACACTAATTGGCGTATGCATTGTTCATTGATTTCCTGTTAGCTAAGCgctaatatgtaattatatctGAAAAATTGTATCAAGTATCTCTTGTGGGTGTGATGGGCTCGATGGGgggtaaaatattttctttgtgtcTATCCCATATATAGTGACTTACGAATACATTTGTTTCTTTCAATGAGTAACtgtgataatttaaaaaaaaactgtgatAGTGATgccaaattttatttattaaggGAAAAATCCTGATATTCAGTATTTATTAGCCAAgacagtatttttaatattacgCAAACGAAGATTGtttactaaataattttactga
This genomic interval carries:
- the LOC138336384 gene encoding uncharacterized protein, which gives rise to MTEGTIWRGGPASLALFLVLEGRRQKGLNKRSLLVNGLISAFVGITFARVSKIDECKKRVIERFPDGSVARINSSVINKNRGVDISSDSGQLQTDDQWSSQQNTDMSDSHPLVEETTSSENSTRGLTWREARDRYKAGTLQESKPATDDSGFFTDTGSSPRSNSGKNKYGDSWDTGN